Proteins encoded together in one Penicillium digitatum chromosome 1, complete sequence window:
- a CDS encoding COP9 signalosome complex subunit gives MTLLSEIISASAHLHHSNNLPSDEYDNQIRELVEYFRRLQMTKALDSFVNDESVLNRLDPEIDSIPYLFVLQVQIRKAQELNSDSFPEDLRPSGRLWACAARFLASFNTVQVRYAGQEWRLLVELVGQASQAASMPLLGATLVKNAMLRLDSSCAVFTSTHLLLVRLCLQAKAYSCALPVLNKQICHFPISLGRPSSDSSVLCADHVSSISFMTESSGFSSKLSYRDYLQYFLYGGMVYMALKEWHNALHFLGIVISTPSTSSVSLIMVEAYKKWVLVCLLEKGKLCSPPSITTPHLVKVCQSLARPYVILAHAFECGDLKRLNAEIDAAKEVWCADNNLGLVSQVLAAFFCQTVIKLGKTFAALTMADLSKQVFPSPVCTEVTASAVSSLIITRALNATLVQTKDHAETSMLRFSSIHLLPRLSHELDSQSQLNQEMKLMETLVINLGETNNNLELSEEYVDSLHKGQVWTSSSEVNPIVGGEAGLDMDEDLMGDMS, from the exons ATGACACTTCTCTCGGAAATCATCTCCGCATCGGCACATTTACATCACTCTAACAACCTACCCAGCGACGAGTATGACAATCAGATCCGCGAGCTAGTTGAATACTTCAGGCGGTTACAAATGACGAAAGCACTCGATTCATTTGTCAACGATGAGTCTGTCCTCAAT CGTCTTGACCCAGAGATAGATTCTATCCCATATCTTTTTGTGCTACAAGTGCAAATACGAAAGGCACAGGAACTGAATTCAGATTCATTCCCAGAGGATCTCCGCCCCTCGGGAAGACTATGGGCATGCGCTGCACGTTTTTTGGCGAGTTTCAACACGGTCCAAGTCAGATACGCTGGGCAGGAATGGCGCCTTCTTGTTGAGCTCGTAGGGCAAGCCTCACAGGCTGCATCAATG CCATTGCTAGGCGCTACGCTGGTTAAAAACGCTATGCTTCGTCTCGATTCATCATGTGCCGTTTTCACCTCGACTCACCTTTTGCTTGTCCGGCTTTGTCTGCAGGCCAAAGCATATTCTTGTGCATTGCCTGTCCTGAACAAACAGATTTGTCATTTCCCAATCTCGCTGGGGCGTCCCTCTTCAGACTCCTCTGTTCTTTGCGCAGATCACGTTTCAAGTATATCCTTTATGACTGAATCTTCTGGGTTTTCATCCAAGCTATCATATAGAGACTACTTGCAGTACTTTCTTTATGGTGGTATGGTTTACATGGCGTTAAAGGAGTGGCACAATGCacttcattttcttgggATTGTCATCTCCACACCTAGCACTAGCTCTGTGAGTTTGATTATGGTGGAAGCTTACAAAAAATGGGTGTTGGTATGCTTACTCGAAAAGGGCAAG CTCTGCTCGCCTCCAAGCATCACAACACCTCACCTGGTGAAAGTTTGTCAATCACTCGCAAGGCCCTATGTCATTCTTGCTCATGCATTTGAATGCGGTGATTTGAAGAGGCTTAATGCTGAAATTGATGCAGCCAAGGAGGTTTGGTGCGCG GACAATAATCTCGGTCTCGTTTCCCAGGTATTGGCTGCTTTCTTCTGTCAAACCGTTATCAAGCTTGGGAAGACCTTTGCAGCTTTAACGATGGCCGACCTTTCAAAGCAGGTATTTCCCTCCCCTGTGTGTACAGAAGTCACTGCGTCCGCTGTTTCTTCTCTCATCATTACTCGTGCTTTGAACGCGACATTGGTGCAGACCAAAGATCATGCTGAGACTTCCATGCTACGGTTCTCATCTATTCATTTGTTACCTCGGCTCTCTCATGAGTTGGACTCACAGTCCCAACTCAATCAGGAAATGAAGCTGATGGAGACCCTGGTGATTAATCTTGGGGAGACCAATAACAACCTTGAATTAAGCGAGGAGTATGTTGATAGCCTACACAAGGGTCAGGTTTGGACAAGTTCTAGTGAAGTAAATCCCATTGTAGGGGGAGAGGCTGGACTTGATATGGATGAAGACCTGATGGGTGACATGTCCTGA
- a CDS encoding Gamma-glutamyl phosphate reductase, with the protein MSSAESAAVDAAHSASLASRRLATLNNDDRNKALTLLHDALEMNRKEILEANARDVELATIAAESGNLSHSVLKRLDLSRPGKYKDMLDGILSVRDLDDPIGKVTLRTLLDDGLTLERVSCPIGVLLIIFEARPEVIANIAALAIKSGNAAILKGGKESMESFAAIANVVSKAIAESRVPVSSIQLVKTRDAVSSLLAQDSLIDLVIPRGSNELVRFVKENTKIPVLGHADGLCSAYIHADADIDIAVKVIVDSKTDYPAACNSLESLLVHEDTLESVFPAVAAALLQKGVTLRCDPDSKSALIKTLPAKTLAQVQAATESDYTTEFLDLVLAVKTIPSSDSPTTAVEAAIAHINMHSSKHTELILTQSKEAADMFMSGIDSAGVFWNASTRFADGMRFGFGTEVGISTNKIHSRGPVGLEGLTIYKYLIRGKGHGAADYDGEGGKKYLHTNLPICQ; encoded by the exons ATGTCGTCGGCCGAATCTGCAGCAGTTGACGCCGCCCATAGCGCATCACTTGCCTCTCGTCGTCTTGCAACTTTAAACAATGATGACCGCAATAAAGCGTTGACTTTACTCCATGATGCATTGGAAATGAACCGAAAAGAGATACTTGAAGCCAATGCTAGGGATGTAGAACTTGCTACTATTGCGGCTGAGAGCGGGAATTTGAGTCATAGCGTGCTCAAGAGACTTGACCTGTCGCGGCCTGGAAAATACAAAGACATGCTTGATGGAATCTTGAGTGTGCGAGATTTGGATGACCCTA TTGGGAAGGTGACACTACGAACCCTCCTTGACGATGGTCTGACACTCGAGAGAGTCAGCTGCCCTATCGGTGTGCTACTCATTATCTTTGAGGCCCGCCCGGAGGTAATTGCAAACATCGCTGCGTTGGCTATCAAGTCAGGCAATGCTGCTATTCTAAAAG GTGGGAAGGAATCCATGGAGTCATTTGCGGCAATTGCGAACGTTGTCTCTAAAGCTATTGCCGAATCTCGCGTGCCAGTGTCATCGATCCAGTTGGTCAAGACACGCGATGCAGTGTCTTCTCTCTTGGCCCAGGATTCGCTGATTGACCTGGTCATTCCCCGAGGTTCCAACGAACTTGTCCGTTTTGTGAAAGAGAACACGAAAATCCCTGTGCTTGGACATGCCGATGGCCTTTGTTCTGCTTATATACACGCTGATGCTGATATCGACATCGCCGTGAAAGTGATTGTGGATTCAAAAACAGACTATCCAGCGGCATGCAACTCATTGGAGTCCTTGCTTGTCCATGAGGATACCCTTGAATCGGTGTTCCCAGCTGTAGCTGCTGCTCTCCTACAGAAAGGCGTGACACTTCGTTGTGATCCCGATTCAAAATCTGCTTTGATAAAGACATTGCCAGCCAAGACATTAGCGCAAGTACAAGCAGCCACCGAATCCGATTATACCACTGAGTTTTTGGACCTTGTGTTGGCAGTGAAAACAATTCCCTCAAGTGACTCTCCGACCACGGCCGTGGAGGCTGCCATTGCCCATATAAACATGCACTCCTCCAAACATACAGAGCTCATTTTGACCCAGTCAAAAGAAGCAGCGGACATGTTCATGAGCGGAATTGACAGTGCGGGTGTTTTCTGGAATGCATCTACTAGGTTTGCTGATGGCATGCGGTTTGGATTTGGCACAGAGGTTGGCATCAGCACCAACAAGATTCATTCGCGAGGACCGGTCGGACTTGAGGGCCTGACGATCTACAAGTACCTGATCCGGGGAAAGGGTCACGGGGCAGCGGACTATGACGGCGAAGGAGGGAAGAAATATCTTCATACTAATCTGCCCATATGCCAGTAA
- a CDS encoding 60S ribosomal eL18 domain-containing protein, whose translation MGIDLDRHHVRSSHRKAPKSDNVYLKVLVKLYRFLARRTESNFNKAVLRRLFMSRINRPPVSLSRAVANISEAQKGKTVVVVGTVTDDNRLLTVPKLSIAALRFTATARARIEKAGGETLTLDQLALRAPTGANTLLLRGPKNAREAVKHFGFGPHTDKKPYVASKGRKFERARGRRRSKGFKV comes from the exons ATGG GTATCGACCTGGACCGCCACCATGTGCGGAGCAGCCACCGCAAGGCTCCCAAGAGCGACAACGTCTACTTGAAGGTTCTGGTGAAGCTTTACCGCTTCTTAGCTC GCCGCACCGAGTCCAACTTCAACAAGGCCGTCCTCCGTCGTCTCTTCATGTCGAGAATCAACCGCCCCCCGGTTTCCCTTTCTCGCGCTGTCGCCAACATCAGTGAGGCGCAGAAGGGCAAGACCGTCGTCGTTGTCGGTACCGTCACCGATGACAACCGCCTTTTGACCGTCCCCAAGCTGTCGATTGCTGCCCTCCGTTTCACCGCGACTGCTCGCGCTCGCATTGAGAAGGCTGGTGGTGAGACTTTGACTCTTGACCAGCTTGCTCTCCGCGCTCCTACCGGTGCCAACACTCTCCTCCTGCGTGGACCCAAGAACGCCCGTGAGGCCGTGAAGCACTTTGGCTTTGGTCCCCACACTGACAAG AAGCCGTACGTGGCTAGCAAGGGCCGCAAGTTCGAGCGGGCTCGTGGTCGCAGAAGATCCAAGGGTTTCAAGGTTTAA
- a CDS encoding Mitochondrial substrate carrier, giving the protein MSLDRQDSIQKERLEGAAKPALRNLSRFPSSSNSAKQELINDQTPSILVLTRKNLAEPVVAAFMAGGVAGAVSRTIVSPLERLKILLQVQSVGRTEYRLSIWKALVKMGREEGWRGFMRGNGTNCIRIIPYSAVQFGSYNFYKQLVESPDGEMTPTSRLFCGGVAGITSVTITYPLDIVRTRLSIQSASFADLGARDPSQKLPGMFTTMAMIYKNEGGTRALYRGITPTVAGVAPYVGLNFMTYESVRKYLTPEGDKNPSSYRKLLAGAVSGAVAQTCTYPFDVLRRRFQINTMSGMGYQYTSIWDAVRVIVAEEGLRGLFKGIGPNLLKVAPSMASSWLSFEMTRDFFVGLNDRE; this is encoded by the exons ATGAGCTTAGATCGACAGGATTCTATTCAGAAAGAGAGATTAGAGGGCGCAGCAAAGCCTGCCTTGCGGAATCTCTCCAGGTTTCCATCTAGTTCAAATTCAGCCAAG CAGGAGCTGATTAATGATCAAACCCCCTCAATCTTGGTTCTTACTAGAAAGAACCTCGCCGAACCTGTGGTGGCTGCATTTATGGCTGGTGGAGTGGCTGGCGCAGTTTCCAGAACGATAGTGTCACCACTCGAACGATTGAAAATTCTTCTTCAGGTTCAAAGTGTTGGTCGAACAGAATACAGATTGTCAATATGGAAAGCCTTGGTGAAGATGGGGCGGGAAGAAGGCTGGCGGGGCTTCATGCGAGGTAATGGAACAAACTGTATTCGCATTATCCCTTACTCGGCAGTACAGTTTGGGAGCTATAATTTTTACAAGCAA TTGGTAGAGTCTCCCGATGGTGAGATGACCCCAACGAGTCGCCTTTTTTGTGGAGGTGTTGCCGGGATCACCTCGGTGACTATCACCTATCCTCTGGACATTGTTCGAACCCGGCTTTCCATCCAATCCGCTTCATTTGCCGATCTTGGAGCAAGAGACCCAAGCCAAAAACTGCCAGGCATGTTTACCACAATGGCTATGATCTATAAAAATGAAGGTGGGACAAGGGCTTTGTATCGTGGAATTACTCCTACTGTTGCCGGAGTAGCCCCATAT GTGGGACTCAACTTCATGACCTACGAATCGGTGCGCAAGTACCTAACACCGGAAGGGGACAAAAACCCTAGCTCCTATCGAAAATTACTGGCTGGTGCAGTCTCTGGAGCAGTCGCCCAGACGTGTACCTATCCTTT TGATGTGCTACGTCGGCGATTCCAGATCAACACAATGTCGGGAATGGGTTACCAATACACTTCGATCTGGGATGCTGTGAGAGTCATCGTGGCTGAGGAGGGACTACGTGGACTCTTTAAGGGGATAGGGCCAAATCTTTTGAAAGTTGCTCCTAGTATGGCCAGCAGCTGGTTGAGTTTTGAAATGACTCGTGACTTCTTTGTCGGCTTGAATGATAGAGAATAG
- a CDS encoding Pre-mRNA-splicing factor srp1, producing the protein MSSRSGTTLYVTGFGHGTRARDLAYEFERYGRLVRCDIPAPRTPSSRLFAFVEYESRRDADDAYHEMHNKRIGRDDLLKIEWARTPPSASWRFDSGSGRDAPRDAPRDAGRDAGRDRRRDRTPPRRGRSPSPRRSRGGDYSPRRDDRYERDTDRTDRDYDRRDRDSDRRDRDHDRRDRDRSRDRSRSPDDRERDGKDDRERRDDDRERREEDRENGPNGEDRKVPLDPMPSAHDELDTAE; encoded by the exons ATGTCTTCTCGCTCTGGAACTACTCTGTATGTTACCGGGTTTGGCCATGGCACCCGTGCTCGCGATCTTGCCTACGAATTCGAACG TTATGGGCGTCTTGTTCGCTGTGATATCCCTGCCCCGCGCACTCCTTCCAGCCGACT CTTCGCTTTTGTTGAATACGAGAGTCGCCGCGATGCTGATGATGCCTACCATGAGATGCACAACAAGCGTATCGGCCGCGATGATTTGTTGAAGATTGAG TGGGCACGCACTCCTCCATCTGCTTCCTGGCGCTTTGACTCTGGCTCTGGCCGTGACGCTCCACGTGATGCTCCCCGTGACGCTGGTCGCGATGCTGGCCGTGATCGTCGCCGTGATCGCACTCCTCCTCGCCGTGGTCGCTCCCCATCCCCTCGTCGCAGCCGTGGTGGCGACTACTCCCCTCGTCGAGACGATCGGTACGAACGAGACACCGACCGCACCGACCGCGACTACGATCGCCGCGACCGTGATTCTGACCGCCGTGACCGTGATCACGATCGACGTGATCGTGACCGTTCTCGTGACCGCTCTCGCAGCCCCGATGACCGTGAACGTGATGGCAAGGATGACCGAGAAAGACGCGATGATGATAGGGAACGTCGCGAGGAGGACCGTGAGAACGGGCCCAACGGTGAGGACAGGAAAG TACCCCTGGACCCAATGCCCTCTGCCCATGATGAGCTTGATACTGCTGAGTAG
- a CDS encoding 5-oxo-L-prolinase, putative, with amino-acid sequence MNSAKKTGISIAIDRGGTFTDCVGNPGTDRLEDDVVVKLLSDDPNNYKDAPLEGIRRILSNFTGHDIPRGEPIDTSLIQSIRMGTTVATNALLERKGEKVALVVSRGFKDCLEIGNQSRPKIFDLAIKRPDVLYEEVIEVDERVTLEDYAEDPQRRTTATTLREQTQTGDVVIRGLSSEAVRILKRPSEELVRSQLEEAYSRGIKSIAVCLIHGYTFPDHEALVGRIAKDIGFHHVSLSHQLMPMIKLVPRTTSACADAYLTPAIKKYISAFQAGFEGGLGSESVKKQAGAKGASCEFMQSDGGLVDVDQFSGLRAILSGPAGGVVGYALTSYDPVSKTPVIGFDMGGTSTDVSRYGSGRYEHVFETTTAGVTIQSPQLDINTVAAGGGSRLFYRNGLFVVGPESAGAHPGPACYRKSGPLTVTDANLFLGRLAPDFFPKIFGSGDTQGLDEQASRVLFEGLTKEINQKLIEGGHNREIYPDEVAFGFIKVANETMTRPIRSLTEAKGHDTSKHRLATFGGAGGQHAVAIAESLGIRQILIHRYSSVLSAYGMALADVVDENQEPESKTWADDDDNKGGVRDALGSRIEELKKRSTQRLRDQGFNNDSIMFEEYLNMRYRGTESDLMILKPSKEEADLHFGGDEWAFGKAFMKQHNQEFGFTLPDRDIIVDDVRVRGIGKRFKISEKNVDQQIDESNPKDVTMGQEYRRSLVYFEGGRCETPIYKLDDLKVGERVRGPAILADDTQTIVVTPGASAFLTKTHVVINIGELDAIQAKISTDTVDPILLSVFSHRFMAIAEQMGRALQKTSVSANVKERLDYSCALFDAEGGLVANAPHLPVHLGSMSTCVRRQAWIWQDKLKPGDVIVSNHPEFGGTHLPDITVLQPAFSQGKIIFYVASRAHHADIGGILPGSMPPHSKELYQEGAAIKSEKLVSEGNFDEKRITELLYKEPAQYPSCSGTRCLADNLNDLKAQIAANKKGANLIRILIEEYGEAVVQFYMHQIQGNAELSVRNLLKDASKRFAGQELSAIDYMDDGSPIQLKISIDGENGEAIFDFEGTGPEVHGNINAPEAVTYSAIIYCLRCLISADIPLNQGCLKPIDVRIPPGSLLSPSESAAVVGGNVLTSQRVTDVILRCFQACAASQGDTNNLTFGFGGNIPGETETKGFGYYETIAGGSGAGPTWEGASGVHTHMTNTRITDAEVLERRYPVILREFSLRPKSGGNGQHRGGDGVVRDIEFRIPVQVSILSERRVYHPYGLEGGEDAQCGQNIWVRHVKKKDGSWKNGYINLGAKNSAQMQAGERIIIGTPGGGGWGQIGDHNRLLQEKDHRDAWWGGSIAKNMATQEASM; translated from the exons ATGAATTCAGCAAAAAAGACTGGAATTAGTATTGCAATCGAT AGAGGCGGGACTTTTACCGATTGCGTTGGAAACCCAGGGACCGACCGCTTGGAAGATGATGTTGTGGTTAAACTTCTCTCAGACGATCCCAACAACTACAAAGATGCACCTTTGGAGGGCATCCGGCGGATTCTTTCCAACTTTACAGGTCACGACATCCCTCGTGGGGAACCCATCGACACTTCTTTGATCCAGAGCATCCGCATGGGTACAACGGTGGCAACAAATGCGCTGCTCGAGCGGAAGGGGGAAAAGGTAGCGCTGGTGGTAAGCAGGGGCTTTAAAGACTGCCTTGAGATTGGAAATCAGTCTCGTCCCAAAATATttgatcttgccatcaaACGTCCCGATGTCCTTTACGAAGAGGTGATTGAGGTGGACGAGCGCGTCACTTTGGAAGACTACGCGGAAGACCCGCAACGAAGAACCACTGCCACCACTCTCCGGGAACAGACCCAGACAGGAGACGTTGTTATTCGCGGCCTTTCTTCAGAAGCAGTTCGCATATTGAAGCGCCCGTCCGAGGAATTGGTGAGATCGCAGTTGGAAGAGGCATACAGCCGCGGGATTAAAAGCATAGCAGTATGTCTTATACATGGTTACACCTTTCCAGATCATGAGGCACTGGTGGGAAGAATCGCCAAGGACATTGGTTTCCACCATGTGAGTTTGAGCCACCAGCTCATGCCGATGATTAAACTTGTGCCAAGGACCACTTCAGCTTGCGCCGATGCATATTTAACCCCTGCAATCAAGAAGTATATCTCTGCATTTCAAGCCGGATTTGAGGGTGGCCTAGGCAGTGAGAGTGTCAAAAAACAGGCAGGCGCCAAAGGCGCAAGCTGTGAGTTCATGCAATCGGACGGTGGTCTGGTGGACGTGGACCAATTTTCAGGCCTACGAGCAATTCTGTCAGGGCCTGCTGGCGGCGTGGTGGGATATGCGTTAACTTCCTACGATCCTGTGTCAAAAACGCCTGTAATAGGGTTTGATATGGGAGGGACGAGCACGGATGTTAGCAGGTACGGATCCGGCCGGTATGAACATGTCTTTGAGACAACCACCGCTGGCGTGACAATCCAGTCTCCTCAGTTAGATATCAACACCGTTGCTGCAGGTGGCGGTTCGAGATTGTTCTACCGTAACGGTCTCTTTGTTGTCGGGCCCGAGTCAGCAGGAGCCCATCCAGGGCCCGCATGCTATCGCAAGAGTGGACCACTCACAGTAACTGATGCTAATCTGTTTCTTGGGCGATTGGCCCCAGATTTCTTCCCGAAGATTTTTGGCTCAGGTGACACCCAGGGACTGGATGAACAGGCTAGTCGGGTGTTGTTTGAGGGACTAACCAAAGAAATTAACCAGAAGTTGATCGAAGGGGGCCATAACCGAGAAATCTACCCCGACGAGGTTGCCTTCGGTTTTATCAAGGTGGCCAACGAGACAATGACCCGGCCCATTCGATCTCTGACAGAGGCCAAGGGACATGACACCTCAAAACACAGATTGGCCACGTTTGGAGGAGCCGGGGGCCAGCATGCCGTTGCCATTGCCGAGAGCCTGGGGATTCGGCAGATTCTGATCCATCGGTATTCCTCGGTTCTCTCGGCATACGGAATGGCACTGGCAGACGTTGTTGATGAAAATCAAGAGCCTGAATCTAAGACCTGggctgatgatgatgataataAGGGGGGGGTTCGGGATGCACTTGGTTCGAGAATAGAAGAGTTGAAGAAACGATCCACGCAGAGGTTGCGAGACCAAGGCTTCAACAACGATTCAATCATGTTTGAAGAATACCTCAATATGCGATATCGAGGCACAGAATCTGACTTGATGATACTCAAACCCAGCAAGGAGGAGGCCGATCTTCACTTTGGGGGCGACGAATGGGCCTTTGGCAAGGCATTCATGAAGCAACACAATCAAGAGTTTGGTTTTACTCTTCCAGACCGGGACATCATTGTGGATGACGTGCGGGTGAGAGGAATTGGAAAAAGATTCAAAATATCTGAGAAGAACGTGGACCAGCAGATCGACGAATCCAACCCAAAGGATGTGACGATGGGCCAAGAGTATCGCAGATCTCTTGTCTACTTTGAGGGCGGCCGATGCGAAACACCAATCTACAAACTCGACGACTTAAAGGTTGGTGAGCGAGTGAGAGGCCCGGCGATTTTAGCCGATGACACCCAAACAATTGTGGTGACCCCAGGAGCTTCAGCGTTCTTGACAAAAACCCACGTCGTGATCAATATTGGTGAACTTGATGCCATCCAGGCAAAGATCAGCACCGACACTGTGGATCCAATCCTGCTGAGTGTCTTCTCGCACAGATTCATGGCTATTGCCGAGCAAATGGGACGTGCTCTACAGAAGACAAGTGTAAGTGCCAATGTAAAGGAACGACTTGACTATTCTTGCGCCTTGTTCGACGCAGAAGGCGGGCTTGTTGCGAATGCACCACATTTGCCCGTCCATCTCGGCAGCATGTCAACCTGTGTACGGAGACAGGCCTGGATCTGGCAAGATAAATTGAAACCCGGCGATGTAATTGTGTCAAATCACCCGGAATTTGGGGGAACTCATCTCCCAGATATCACAGTTCTGCAGCCTGCTTTTAGCCAGGGAAAGATCATATTCTACGTCGCCTCTAGGGCGCATCATG CTGACATAGGAGGAATACTCCCGGGATCTATGCCACCTCATTCAAAAGAGCTTTACCAAGAAGGTGCAGCCATCAAGAGCGAAAAATTGGTATCAGAGGGCAACTTTGACGAGAAGCGCATCACAGAATTGCTGTACAAAGAGCCGGCCCAGTATCCAAGCTGCAGTGGAACTCGATGCCTGGCAGATAACTTGAATGATCTCAAAGCTCAGATTGCTGCAAACAAAAAAGGGGCCAATTTGATCCGCATTCTAATCGAGGAGTATGGTGAGGCTGTCGTGCAGTTTTATATGCACCAGATCCAAGGCAATGCAGAGCTCAGTGTGCGCAATCTACTAAAGGATGCGAGCAAGAGATTTGCTGGTCAAGAACTGAGTGCTATTGATTACATGGATGATGGGAGCCCTATCCAATTGAAGATATCAATAGATGGGGAAAATGGGGAGGCAATCTTCGATTTTGAGGGAACAGGCCCGGAGGTACATG GCAATATCAATGCACCGGAAGCTGTCACATACTCAGCGATCATCTATTGCCTGCGATGCCTTATTTCAGCTGACATTCCTTTGAATCAAGGCTGTTTAAAGCCAATTGACGTTCGAATTCCTCCTGGAAGTCTTCTGTCCCCCTCGGAATCAGCTGCCGTGGTGGGTGGCAATGTTTTGACG AGTCAGCGAGTGACCGACGTCATTTTGAGGTGCTTCCAGGCTTGCGCTGCATCACAGGGCGATACCAACAACCTCACATTTGGGTTCGGAGGGAATATACCCGGCGAGACAGAAACGAAAGGGTTTGGTTACTATGAAACCATTGCTGGCGGTAGCGGGGCTGGTCCGACTTGGGAAGGCGCTTCAGGGGTTCATACACATATGACTAACACCAGAATCACTGACGCGGAGGTGCTTGAGCGGCGGTACCCTGTGATACTCCGAGAATTCAGTCTTCGTCCAAAGTCAGGAGGTAATGGCCAGCACCGCGGCGGGGATGGCGTTGTGCGAGACATTGAATTCCGCATTCCTGTGCAAGTCTCTATCCTCTCCGAACGAAGGGTCTACCACCCATATGGATTAGAGGGAGGCGAAGACGCCCAGTGTGGTCAGAACATCTGGGTGCGCCACGTGAAAAAGAAAGATGGAAGCTGGAAGAACGGATACATCAACCTCGGCGCGAAGAATTCCGCTCAGATGCAAGCGGGGGAGCGGATCATTATCGGAACGCccggaggaggagggtgGGGTCAAATCGGAGACCATAACCGGCTTCTCCAAGAGAAAGATCATCGTGATGCTTGGTGGGGAGGTTCCATTGCCAAAAACATGGCGACGCAAGAGGCGAGTATGTGA